From Enterococcus wangshanyuanii, the proteins below share one genomic window:
- a CDS encoding NUDIX domain-containing protein, producing MSDLAQFNSREEEKQYYEQHASEAEFLNWYHQQELPEYEKPSLTVDIVLMCYNKEEDQLKILLIKRKGHPYRNSWALPGGFVNRNESTGESVLRETTEETGVVISKENIEQLHSFSRPDRDPRGWVVTVSYLAFIGEEPLIAGDDAKEVRWFTMERSADLLSLTNGSVEIILDLKTGASNGKDTLAFDHSDIILKAFNRVSNKMEHDPQVLQVLGKDFTITEARKVFAKFSGVDYKTIDHSNFKKAMLHHFEEIGERPVGIGRPSKIYQLKPENSLKIR from the coding sequence ATGAGTGATTTGGCGCAATTTAATTCTAGGGAAGAAGAAAAACAATACTATGAGCAACACGCTAGTGAGGCTGAATTTTTAAATTGGTATCATCAACAAGAACTTCCTGAATATGAAAAGCCTTCTCTGACTGTAGATATTGTTTTGATGTGTTATAACAAAGAAGAAGATCAATTAAAAATATTGCTGATAAAAAGAAAAGGCCACCCTTACCGAAATTCATGGGCACTGCCTGGAGGATTTGTTAATCGAAATGAGTCTACAGGTGAAAGTGTACTGCGTGAAACGACTGAGGAAACAGGAGTTGTCATCTCTAAAGAAAATATTGAGCAGCTCCATAGTTTCAGCAGACCCGATCGTGATCCACGCGGTTGGGTCGTCACTGTCAGCTATTTAGCATTTATTGGAGAAGAACCATTGATTGCAGGGGATGATGCAAAAGAAGTACGCTGGTTTACAATGGAGCGTAGTGCAGATCTTCTTTCATTGACGAATGGCAGTGTAGAAATTATTCTAGATCTGAAAACAGGTGCTTCAAATGGCAAAGATACACTAGCTTTTGACCATAGTGACATTATTTTGAAAGCATTTAATCGTGTCTCAAATAAAATGGAACACGATCCGCAAGTTTTACAAGTGCTGGGAAAAGATTTTACAATTACTGAAGCACGTAAAGTATTCGCCAAATTTTCCGGAGTTGATTATAAAACGATCGATCACTCAAACTTTAAAAAAGCGATGCTTCATCATTTTGAGGAAATTGGCGAGCGTCCTGTAGGAATTGGACGCCCTTCAAAAATTTACCAGCTGAAACCTGAAAATTCTTTGAAGATCCGCTGA
- the ilvD gene encoding dihydroxy-acid dehydratase → MRSDQIKKGIEAAPARSLLYATGQVKNARDMEKPFIAICNSYIDIVPGHVHLRELADVAKEAIREAGGIPFEFNTIGVDDGIAMGHIGMRYSLPSREIIADAAETVINAHWFDGVFYIPNCDKITPGMLMASVRTNVPAIFCSGGPMKAGVDPRGHTTTLSSMFEAVGTFKEGKMTAEEFKFMEENACPTCGSCAGMFTANSMNCLMEVLGLALPGNGTILAVSDERRELVRKSAFHLMDLVKKQIKPRDIVTKEAIDDAFALDMAMGGSTNTVLHTLAIANEAEIDYNLEEVNEIAKRVPYLSKIAPSSAYSMHDVHEAGGVPAIMKELVDLGNAIHPDRITVTGKTIRENVQDAVIKNEEVIHPKENPYSPVGGLSILYGNIAPKGSVIKVGGVDPSIKKFVGKAICFSSHDEAVEAIDNHTVKKGHVVVIRYEGPKGGPGMPEMLAPTSSIVGRGLGKDVALITDGRFSGATRGIAVGHISPEAAAGGPIALIEDGDEIEIDLTNRTLELHVSDEEMARRNDHLPKFKAKVKTGYLARYTALVTSAHTGGIMQIPEDLLD, encoded by the coding sequence ATGCGTAGTGATCAAATAAAAAAAGGAATCGAAGCAGCACCAGCTAGAAGTTTGCTGTATGCAACAGGTCAGGTAAAAAATGCTAGAGATATGGAGAAACCATTTATTGCAATTTGTAATTCGTATATTGATATAGTACCTGGGCATGTTCATCTAAGAGAATTAGCAGATGTTGCCAAAGAAGCGATTCGTGAAGCAGGAGGGATTCCCTTTGAGTTCAACACGATCGGGGTTGATGATGGAATTGCGATGGGCCATATTGGTATGCGCTATTCGTTACCAAGTAGGGAGATCATTGCTGATGCAGCGGAGACAGTGATCAATGCCCATTGGTTTGACGGTGTTTTCTATATTCCTAATTGCGACAAGATCACGCCGGGCATGTTGATGGCTAGTGTTCGAACGAATGTCCCAGCGATTTTTTGCTCCGGCGGTCCTATGAAAGCTGGTGTTGATCCTAGAGGACATACGACAACCTTATCTTCAATGTTTGAAGCAGTCGGTACTTTCAAAGAAGGAAAAATGACTGCAGAAGAATTTAAATTTATGGAAGAAAATGCATGCCCGACTTGTGGGTCATGTGCTGGAATGTTTACAGCAAATTCAATGAACTGCTTGATGGAAGTCCTAGGATTAGCACTTCCAGGGAACGGGACGATTTTAGCAGTTTCTGACGAACGAAGAGAATTGGTTAGAAAATCAGCCTTTCATCTGATGGATTTGGTCAAAAAGCAAATCAAACCAAGAGATATCGTGACTAAAGAAGCAATCGATGATGCATTTGCTTTAGATATGGCGATGGGTGGATCAACGAATACCGTGCTGCATACATTAGCGATCGCAAATGAAGCAGAAATTGATTACAACTTAGAAGAAGTCAACGAAATCGCCAAACGAGTTCCGTATCTTTCAAAAATTGCTCCTTCTTCTGCTTATTCCATGCACGATGTACATGAAGCTGGAGGAGTACCAGCGATCATGAAAGAACTAGTTGATTTAGGCAATGCAATTCATCCAGATAGAATCACGGTAACAGGAAAAACGATCAGAGAAAATGTTCAAGATGCAGTGATCAAGAATGAAGAAGTCATCCATCCTAAAGAAAATCCATATAGCCCAGTCGGTGGGTTATCGATCCTTTACGGAAATATCGCACCGAAAGGCAGTGTCATCAAAGTTGGCGGAGTTGATCCATCGATCAAGAAATTTGTTGGTAAAGCGATCTGTTTCAGCTCTCATGATGAAGCGGTTGAAGCAATCGATAATCATACAGTGAAAAAAGGCCATGTGGTCGTTATTCGCTATGAAGGACCCAAAGGTGGACCGGGAATGCCGGAGATGTTAGCGCCAACTTCAAGTATTGTTGGACGAGGCTTAGGCAAAGATGTTGCGCTGATCACCGATGGTCGATTCTCAGGTGCTACACGAGGGATTGCTGTAGGACACATCTCCCCTGAAGCAGCAGCAGGCGGACCGATTGCTTTGATCGAAGATGGGGATGAAATTGAGATAGATTTGACCAACCGAACACTGGAACTGCATGTTTCCGATGAAGAAATGGCTAGGCGGAACGATCATTTGCCGAAATTTAAAGCGAAAGTAAAAACAGGATACTTAGCTCGCTATACGGCATTAGTCACTTCAGCTCATACAGGAGGCATCATGCAGATTCCAGAAGATTTGCTAGACTAG
- the ilvA gene encoding threonine ammonia-lyase IlvA, translating to MVQLTREKIEDAYHTLKEVVTETPLQYDIYLSQKYKCNVYLKREDLQKVRSFKLRGAYYAIKQTPQEMLKNGVVCASAGNHAQGVAYTCREMNVPATIFMPTTTPQQKISQVKFFGGDEVTVQLIGDTFDSSAAAAKEFAKANDQAFIDPFNDLNIMAGQGTVAVEVFKEAKEAEVQVDYLLSAIGGGGLVSGVSTYTKAVSPMTEVIGVEPLGAQSMKAAFDKGEPVMLEQIEKFVDGAAVKQVGELTYAHALDYVDRLLAIDEGQVCTTILELYTKQAIVVEPAGALSVSALEHIKEEIKGKTVVCIISGGNNDINRMEEIEERSLIFEGLKHYFVINFPQRPGALREFVTDILGPDDDITRFEYTKKVNRGTGPVILGILLKEKEELPNLLKKMATFDPNYIDLSDNPSLYALLV from the coding sequence TTGGTACAGTTAACGAGAGAAAAAATAGAAGACGCTTATCATACATTAAAAGAAGTCGTAACTGAAACACCATTACAATACGATATCTACTTATCGCAAAAATACAAGTGTAATGTTTATCTGAAAAGAGAAGATTTGCAAAAGGTTCGATCTTTCAAACTACGTGGTGCTTATTATGCGATCAAACAAACACCACAAGAAATGCTAAAAAATGGTGTTGTTTGTGCGAGTGCTGGCAATCATGCGCAAGGTGTTGCATATACATGTCGAGAAATGAACGTTCCAGCAACGATTTTTATGCCGACAACAACACCCCAACAAAAAATTTCTCAAGTGAAGTTTTTTGGAGGCGATGAGGTAACTGTCCAATTGATTGGAGATACTTTTGATTCCTCAGCAGCGGCGGCGAAAGAATTTGCAAAGGCTAATGATCAAGCTTTTATCGATCCATTTAATGATCTAAATATCATGGCTGGGCAAGGAACGGTTGCAGTTGAAGTTTTTAAAGAAGCAAAAGAAGCAGAAGTTCAAGTTGATTATTTACTGTCAGCGATTGGCGGTGGCGGTTTAGTCAGTGGTGTCTCTACATATACAAAAGCTGTAAGTCCAATGACTGAAGTGATCGGTGTAGAACCTCTCGGCGCTCAATCGATGAAAGCAGCCTTTGATAAAGGGGAGCCGGTCATGCTGGAACAAATCGAAAAATTTGTTGATGGAGCGGCAGTAAAACAAGTAGGCGAACTGACCTATGCACATGCATTGGACTATGTAGATAGATTACTGGCTATCGATGAGGGACAAGTTTGTACAACGATTTTAGAGCTATACACCAAACAAGCGATCGTAGTTGAACCAGCTGGCGCATTAAGTGTTTCTGCATTAGAACATATCAAAGAAGAAATCAAAGGAAAAACAGTGGTCTGTATTATCAGTGGCGGCAACAATGACATCAATCGCATGGAAGAAATCGAAGAGCGTTCATTGATTTTTGAAGGATTGAAACATTATTTTGTCATTAACTTTCCTCAACGGCCTGGAGCATTAAGAGAGTTTGTAACGGATATTTTAGGTCCTGATGATGATATCACTCGTTTTGAGTATACAAAAAAGGTGAATCGTGGAACGGGGCCAGTAATTTTGGGTATTCTTTTAAAAGAAAAAGAAGAGTTACCTAATTTATTAAAGAAAATGGCTACCTTTGATCCGAATTACATTGATTTGAGTGATAATCCATCTTTATATGCACTACTTGTTTAG
- a CDS encoding GNAT family N-acetyltransferase, producing the protein MTTYLRYAQSADLPELMKIIAGARQLLAEQEIPQWQNGEGPNEKQLTLDISLGQCYVLIVDQMIVGLGVISTDKELPYEQIRNGSWQDITPAYATIHRVALHQDYQGRGLALTLMNLLISAARLDGHLDIRIDTHPKNQAMQQLIKKAGFSYQGDILLAAPNGERFAYQLVLS; encoded by the coding sequence ATGACGACGTATCTAAGATATGCGCAGTCTGCTGATTTGCCTGAGCTTATGAAAATCATTGCAGGTGCAAGGCAGCTTTTAGCAGAACAAGAAATTCCGCAATGGCAAAACGGCGAAGGCCCAAATGAAAAGCAATTGACTTTAGATATTTCTTTAGGTCAATGTTATGTCCTGATCGTCGATCAAATGATTGTCGGTCTAGGAGTTATATCTACAGATAAAGAACTTCCATATGAACAAATAAGAAACGGTAGCTGGCAGGATATCACACCAGCTTATGCCACTATCCATCGAGTAGCTCTCCATCAAGATTATCAAGGAAGAGGTTTGGCATTGACCTTGATGAATCTGCTGATTTCTGCAGCAAGATTGGATGGCCACCTAGATATTAGAATCGATACCCATCCTAAAAATCAAGCCATGCAGCAGCTAATAAAAAAAGCTGGTTTCTCATACCAGGGTGATATTCTATTAGCAGCACCTAATGGAGAACGTTTCGCCTATCAATTAGTCTTATCATAA
- a CDS encoding GNAT family N-acetyltransferase: MMLWSIKTEIPKVQEYLNLRKNGGLSPRGEQASELGLKNSLFSICIREDETGQLVGMGRIVGDGGTSYQIVDIVVHPKYQKQGLGKRIMENLMVYINEKCDPLAYVNLIADVPANKLYEQFGFVETSPSSVGMYLKRKK; the protein is encoded by the coding sequence ATGATGTTGTGGTCAATTAAAACAGAGATTCCTAAAGTTCAAGAATACTTAAATTTACGTAAAAATGGAGGTCTATCCCCTCGAGGAGAGCAAGCAAGTGAACTAGGATTAAAGAATAGCTTGTTTTCAATTTGTATTAGAGAAGACGAAACTGGACAGTTAGTTGGTATGGGCCGAATCGTAGGTGATGGTGGGACAAGCTATCAGATTGTTGATATTGTTGTCCATCCTAAATATCAGAAACAAGGTTTGGGAAAACGGATCATGGAAAATCTGATGGTTTATATAAACGAAAAATGCGATCCGCTAGCCTATGTCAATTTAATTGCGGACGTACCAGCCAATAAATTATATGAACAATTTGGATTTGTTGAAACAAGCCCGTCAAGTGTGGGTATGTATTTAAAACGAAAAAAGTGA
- the ilvC gene encoding ketol-acid reductoisomerase, which produces MAKVYYDNSVETNQLEGKTIAIIGYGSQGHAHAQNLRDNGNQVIIGIREGKSAEAARNDGFDVFPVAEASKKADVVMILAPDEIQGDLYDNEIAPNLEAGNALAFGHGFNIHFDVIAPPKDVDVFLVAPKGPGHLVRRTFTEGFAVPALFAVYQDASGKASDVALSYAKGIGATRVGVLETTFKEETETDLFGEQAVLCGGLTSLIEAGFETLTEAGYQPELAYFEVCHELKLIVDLIYEGGFEKMRNSISNTAEYGDYVSGPRVVTAEAKANMKDVLTDIQNGKFAKGFIDDNKNGFKEFNQMRKENAGHPIEKVGAELRKMMPFVSRED; this is translated from the coding sequence ATGGCAAAAGTATATTATGATAATTCAGTAGAAACAAATCAATTAGAAGGAAAGACGATCGCAATCATCGGCTACGGTTCTCAAGGACATGCCCATGCGCAAAATCTAAGAGATAATGGGAATCAAGTGATCATCGGGATTCGTGAAGGTAAATCAGCAGAAGCAGCTCGTAACGATGGATTTGATGTATTTCCAGTAGCAGAAGCATCTAAAAAAGCAGATGTTGTGATGATCTTAGCACCGGATGAAATCCAAGGAGATCTTTATGACAATGAGATTGCACCAAACTTAGAAGCAGGGAATGCTTTAGCGTTTGGACATGGCTTCAATATTCATTTTGATGTAATCGCACCACCCAAAGATGTGGATGTTTTCTTAGTTGCTCCTAAGGGACCAGGTCATCTTGTTCGTCGGACATTTACAGAAGGCTTTGCTGTACCTGCATTGTTTGCAGTTTATCAAGATGCATCTGGTAAGGCTAGTGATGTTGCATTATCTTATGCTAAAGGTATCGGCGCAACGCGTGTAGGGGTCCTTGAAACAACCTTTAAAGAAGAAACTGAAACAGATTTGTTTGGTGAACAAGCAGTATTATGCGGTGGTTTAACTAGTCTGATCGAAGCAGGCTTTGAAACGTTGACAGAAGCAGGCTACCAACCAGAATTAGCTTACTTTGAAGTGTGTCATGAATTAAAATTGATCGTAGATCTTATTTATGAAGGCGGATTTGAAAAAATGCGTAACTCGATCTCTAACACTGCGGAATATGGAGATTATGTTTCAGGTCCACGCGTGGTTACAGCTGAAGCAAAAGCAAATATGAAAGATGTTTTGACAGATATTCAAAATGGCAAATTTGCGAAAGGCTTTATCGATGATAACAAAAATGGTTTTAAAGAATTCAATCAAATGCGTAAAGAAAATGCTGGACATCCAATTGAAAAAGTTGGAGCAGAGCTACGTAAAATGATGCCTTTTGTTTCTAGAGAAGATTAA
- the ilvB gene encoding biosynthetic-type acetolactate synthase large subunit: MAEQQKKMKSGSKILIDALLKQKVEMIFGYPGGAVLPLYDALYDGDIPHILTRHEQGAVHAAEGYAKATGKPGVVVVTSGPGATNAITGIADAMSDSIPMVVFTGQVITDGIGKDAFQEADVIGLTMPITKNNYQVRDTKELPRIIEEAFHIATTGRKGPVVIDLPKDMTVMEAEADIDVKLHLPSYQPTVKPNKLQVKKLMEALAVAKKPLVLVGAGVLHADAGKELVEFITKYQLPALSSLLGLGAIPTEQELFLGMGGMHGSFAANMALTDCDLLINIGSRFDDRLASAPKEFASNAIIAHVDIDPAEIGKIIDTQIPIVADAKETLKEMLKIDVACVGWNDWNKLNLSRKKLHPFKYDKEQDTEIKPQKVIEFIGELTKGEAIVATDVGQHQMWAAQFYPFKNEKQLVTSGGLGTMGYGVPAAIGAKLGCPDKEVVLFVGDGGFQMTNQELAILNEYNIPIKIVILNNQSLGMVRQWQESFFNNRRSESVFSSQPDFVKMAEAYHIKGVRIDDPKTLEMALTEAFNETGPILIEVMVSPTEHVLPMVPAGKANYQMLGVE; encoded by the coding sequence ATGGCAGAACAACAGAAAAAAATGAAAAGCGGCTCAAAGATTTTGATCGATGCGTTGTTGAAGCAAAAGGTAGAAATGATTTTTGGTTATCCGGGTGGTGCTGTTCTTCCTCTATATGATGCTTTATATGATGGGGATATTCCTCATATTTTGACAAGACATGAGCAAGGGGCAGTTCATGCAGCAGAAGGCTATGCAAAAGCAACAGGCAAACCAGGAGTGGTTGTAGTGACAAGCGGACCTGGGGCAACGAATGCGATTACGGGGATCGCGGATGCAATGAGTGACTCGATCCCAATGGTCGTTTTTACCGGACAGGTGATCACTGATGGTATTGGCAAGGATGCGTTTCAAGAAGCAGATGTCATTGGTTTAACGATGCCGATCACGAAAAACAATTATCAAGTTCGTGATACAAAAGAACTTCCAAGAATCATTGAAGAAGCTTTTCACATTGCAACCACAGGTAGAAAAGGCCCAGTTGTGATCGATTTACCAAAAGATATGACTGTAATGGAGGCGGAAGCCGATATTGATGTCAAACTTCACTTACCAAGCTATCAGCCAACGGTCAAGCCAAATAAACTACAAGTGAAGAAATTAATGGAAGCATTAGCTGTTGCTAAAAAGCCTTTAGTACTTGTAGGAGCAGGTGTTCTGCATGCAGATGCTGGAAAAGAGTTGGTTGAATTCATCACTAAGTATCAGTTGCCAGCGTTGAGTTCTTTACTTGGATTAGGAGCGATTCCGACGGAGCAAGAGTTGTTCTTAGGAATGGGTGGGATGCATGGCTCTTTTGCAGCAAATATGGCCTTAACTGATTGTGATTTATTGATTAACATTGGGTCACGTTTTGATGACCGATTAGCAAGTGCACCGAAAGAATTCGCTTCAAATGCAATAATTGCACATGTAGATATCGATCCAGCTGAAATAGGAAAAATCATTGATACACAAATTCCGATCGTGGCTGATGCTAAAGAAACCTTGAAGGAGATGTTAAAGATCGATGTAGCATGTGTCGGTTGGAATGATTGGAACAAACTGAATCTTTCAAGAAAAAAATTGCATCCATTTAAGTACGATAAAGAACAAGACACAGAAATAAAACCACAAAAAGTAATTGAGTTCATTGGTGAGTTAACAAAAGGAGAAGCGATCGTTGCGACAGATGTTGGACAACATCAAATGTGGGCAGCCCAATTCTATCCATTCAAAAATGAAAAGCAGTTAGTTACAAGTGGGGGTCTTGGAACTATGGGCTACGGCGTTCCTGCGGCAATTGGCGCAAAATTAGGTTGTCCGGATAAAGAAGTTGTTCTATTTGTTGGTGACGGAGGCTTCCAAATGACGAATCAAGAATTAGCTATTTTAAATGAATATAATATTCCGATAAAAATCGTCATTTTAAATAATCAGTCACTGGGGATGGTTCGTCAGTGGCAAGAAAGCTTTTTCAATAATCGCCGTTCAGAGTCTGTTTTTTCCAGTCAGCCTGATTTTGTAAAAATGGCTGAAGCGTACCATATCAAAGGTGTTAGAATCGATGATCCAAAAACGTTGGAGATGGCACTGACAGAAGCCTTCAATGAAACTGGACCAATACTTATCGAAGTAATGGTTTCTCCAACAGAACATGTGCTGCCGATGGTTCCTGCTGGAAAAGCGAACTATCAGATGTTGGGGGTGGAGTAA
- the clpP gene encoding ATP-dependent Clp endopeptidase proteolytic subunit ClpP, with amino-acid sequence MNLIPTVIEQSSRGERAYDIYSRLLKDRIIMLSGPIDDNVANSVIAQLLFLDAQDSEKDIYIYINSPGGSVSAGLAIFDTMNFVKADVQTIVLGMAASMGSFLLTAGQKGKRFALPNAEIMIHQPLGGAQGQATEIEIAAKHILDTRDRLNKILAERTGQPLEVIERDTDRDNFMTAQQAKEYGLIDEVMENSSALS; translated from the coding sequence ATGAACTTAATACCAACAGTCATTGAACAGTCATCTCGTGGAGAAAGAGCTTATGATATTTATTCACGATTATTAAAAGATAGAATCATCATGTTAAGTGGTCCGATCGATGATAATGTAGCCAACTCAGTTATTGCTCAATTATTATTTTTGGATGCGCAAGACTCTGAAAAAGATATTTACATTTACATCAATTCTCCTGGAGGAAGTGTTTCAGCTGGCTTAGCAATTTTTGATACCATGAATTTTGTTAAAGCTGATGTCCAAACGATCGTTCTTGGAATGGCTGCATCTATGGGCAGCTTCCTGCTAACTGCTGGACAAAAAGGCAAACGTTTTGCCTTACCTAACGCTGAAATCATGATTCATCAACCGCTTGGTGGAGCACAAGGACAAGCAACAGAAATCGAAATCGCTGCAAAACACATCTTAGACACTCGCGATCGTTTGAACAAAATCTTGGCTGAACGTACTGGTCAACCTTTAGAAGTCATCGAACGCGATACAGACCGTGATAATTTTATGACCGCTCAACAAGCAAAAGAATATGGCTTGATCGATGAAGTAATGGAAAATAGTAGTGCATTAAGCTAA
- a CDS encoding acyltransferase family protein: MNINKRLEDRRYITGFDGIRTLAVIGVILYHLFPNIMHGGYLGVPIFFAVSGYLITDLLRQEWLQTDTIDVKGFYIRRMKRLYPGLIAMLILSSAYIVLFQKDLLNNLRSVFASSVFYYNNWWQIFKGFSYFDRFATQSPFTHIWSLAVEAQNYLVWPLLFIVLKKYVKHSGKIFALIMGATVISGLLMAVLFTPGSDPTRVYYGTDTRLFSILMGSGLAFVWPSYRLKEEIPAKARNLLNGVGIASLVVLSASFLFLADRYSFVYYGGMFIVSIFATLLVAVTAHPGADVNRWLTNPVFTWIGKRSYGIYLYQFPVMIFYEAKIKNLSDHVLLHSLIELALILGISELSYRFIEKPLGKFYYKYTWFAIKDFFKKPWFTSAKITTVICTVFTCFALYGLAIAPSNEVTADQKQLQKTIEENKKKAEERKAAEKAKNEGKTTESTEQSAKAPEINVDLTAEEIKKAQGMEITAFGDSVVLDAAAGLQEIFPKIIVDGEVGRQLYESAPTIQKLDKDKLLKDNVLVGLGTNGSFTEAQFDEFMTAIGTKRKVYWINVRVPTRRWQNEVNTMLDNMKTKYKNLTVIDWYNYSNAHEDWFYEDRVHPNVDGQVKYSNFIAKEILK; the protein is encoded by the coding sequence ATGAATATTAATAAAAGGTTAGAAGATCGCCGTTATATCACCGGATTTGATGGGATTCGGACACTAGCGGTTATTGGCGTGATTCTTTATCACTTGTTCCCAAATATAATGCATGGGGGCTATTTAGGTGTCCCTATTTTTTTTGCTGTCTCAGGTTATTTGATTACTGACCTGCTGAGGCAGGAATGGCTTCAGACCGATACGATCGATGTCAAGGGTTTTTATATTCGGCGGATGAAGCGGCTTTACCCGGGCTTGATTGCTATGTTGATCCTATCATCAGCCTATATCGTTCTTTTCCAAAAAGATTTACTGAATAATTTGCGCAGTGTTTTTGCCAGTAGCGTATTTTATTACAATAACTGGTGGCAGATTTTTAAAGGTTTTTCTTATTTTGATCGTTTTGCTACACAATCTCCTTTTACCCACATTTGGTCATTAGCTGTTGAAGCACAGAATTATCTTGTTTGGCCGTTGTTATTTATTGTCTTAAAAAAGTACGTGAAACACAGCGGTAAGATTTTTGCGTTGATCATGGGTGCGACCGTTATTTCTGGTTTGTTGATGGCAGTTTTGTTCACACCAGGATCGGACCCGACAAGAGTTTATTACGGAACGGATACGCGATTATTTTCGATTTTAATGGGGAGTGGGTTGGCTTTCGTTTGGCCAAGCTATCGTCTGAAAGAAGAAATTCCTGCTAAAGCAAGGAATTTATTGAATGGCGTAGGGATTGCTTCATTAGTTGTTTTATCAGCTTCGTTTTTGTTTTTGGCAGATCGTTATTCTTTTGTCTATTACGGCGGGATGTTTATTGTCAGTATTTTTGCTACACTTTTAGTAGCAGTTACGGCTCATCCAGGAGCTGATGTCAATCGTTGGCTGACAAATCCGGTTTTTACTTGGATCGGTAAAAGAAGCTATGGAATCTACTTGTATCAGTTTCCAGTGATGATTTTTTACGAAGCAAAAATCAAAAATCTTAGTGACCATGTTTTATTGCACTCATTGATTGAGCTAGCATTGATTTTAGGTATCAGCGAGCTTTCTTATCGTTTTATCGAAAAACCTTTAGGCAAATTTTATTATAAGTATACGTGGTTTGCAATCAAAGATTTCTTTAAAAAACCTTGGTTTACATCAGCTAAAATCACAACGGTCATCTGTACAGTCTTCACTTGTTTTGCTTTATACGGATTGGCAATCGCACCGTCTAACGAAGTAACTGCTGATCAAAAGCAGCTACAAAAAACGATTGAAGAAAATAAGAAAAAAGCAGAAGAACGTAAAGCAGCAGAGAAAGCGAAAAACGAAGGAAAAACAACTGAGTCTACAGAGCAGTCAGCGAAAGCGCCAGAAATAAATGTCGATTTGACAGCGGAAGAAATCAAAAAAGCACAAGGGATGGAGATCACTGCTTTTGGGGATTCAGTCGTACTTGATGCGGCAGCTGGACTACAGGAAATTTTTCCCAAAATAATTGTTGACGGTGAAGTGGGAAGACAATTATATGAAAGTGCTCCGACGATTCAAAAATTGGATAAAGATAAATTATTAAAAGACAATGTTTTGGTTGGGCTTGGGACGAATGGCTCCTTTACTGAAGCACAGTTTGATGAATTTATGACAGCGATCGGTACGAAACGAAAAGTTTATTGGATCAATGTTCGCGTGCCAACACGTAGATGGCAAAACGAAGTCAATACGATGTTGGATAACATGAAAACAAAATATAAGAATTTAACGGTTATCGATTGGTATAACTATAGTAACGCACATGAAGACTGGTTTTATGAAGACCGGGTTCATCCTAATGTTGATGGACAAGTCAAATATTCAAACTTCATTGCAAAAGAAATTCTGAAATAA
- a CDS encoding TM2 domain-containing protein has product MGGYVQQGRVVNKWIYFILAFFLGWIDAHKFYSGFSGKGIMYLVFSWTGIPALIAFFTAIMTLLKPADQNGNIVVTS; this is encoded by the coding sequence GTGGGCGGTTATGTACAACAAGGTAGAGTAGTCAATAAATGGATTTATTTCATATTAGCATTTTTCTTAGGCTGGATCGATGCTCATAAATTCTACTCTGGTTTTTCTGGAAAAGGCATCATGTATCTTGTTTTCAGTTGGACTGGTATTCCAGCTCTTATTGCTTTCTTCACTGCAATCATGACTCTATTGAAGCCTGCAGACCAAAACGGCAACATTGTTGTCACTTCATAA
- the ilvN gene encoding acetolactate synthase small subunit, which yields MRRIITATVNNNSGVLNRFSGVLTRRQVNIDSISVGPTEQEHVSRITIVVQVADLNESEQVTKQLNKQIDVIKVSDITDEAHLERELALVKVNAPAAVRAELFSVIDPFRANVIDVGTRSVVIQVTGTSEKISAFVDVVAPYGIKQLARTGVTGFTRGNN from the coding sequence ATGAGGCGTATTATTACTGCAACAGTTAATAATAATTCTGGTGTGTTGAATCGGTTTAGCGGAGTGCTGACCCGTAGACAGGTGAATATTGACAGTATTTCAGTTGGACCAACAGAACAAGAACACGTTTCGAGAATAACGATTGTTGTTCAGGTCGCGGACTTAAATGAAAGTGAACAGGTCACAAAACAATTAAACAAACAGATTGATGTAATCAAAGTTTCTGATATCACAGATGAGGCTCATTTAGAAAGAGAGCTGGCACTGGTCAAAGTCAATGCACCAGCAGCAGTTCGGGCAGAATTATTCTCAGTTATCGATCCATTTCGGGCGAATGTTATTGATGTAGGGACACGTTCAGTGGTGATCCAAGTTACTGGTACCAGTGAAAAAATCAGTGCATTTGTTGATGTCGTAGCACCTTATGGAATCAAACAGTTGGCACGAACGGGTGTGACAGGGTTTACAAGAGGAAATAATTAA